The genomic region TGAGGTTTGCGACGAGACTGTGACGGCGTGCGCGCGCACACCGGATGGGGAGTTACTGATGTAGCTGAGGCGGTGGCGGTGGCTCTTCGGGTGGTGGAGCAGGATGGTTATACTGGTTGTCATCAGTCTGTGTATCCGCCTGCATTGAGAGGATATGGCATGACCAAGCGAGAGGTCGTCCACGCTGTCCTGAGGCATGAGCGCCCGCCCTACGTGCCATGGTCCTTCCGGTTTACCAGGGAGGCCAAGGATACGCTCGCCCAGTACTTGGGTGTTCCGGATCCGCAGTGCATGCTGGACAATCATCTCGTCGAGTTGGGGAGTGACATCGGCTTCTTCACTGACTTGGGCATCGACCAGTTCCGCGACGTCTTCGGGGTTGTCTGGGACCGCAGCGTTGACAAAGACATCGGCATCGTCCGCGGCTGCGTGCTTCCCGAGCCGACCCTGCGGGACTATGATTTCCCCGATCCCCTCGATCGACGCTTCTACGGGGACATACCGGACAAGCTGGCTCGTTATCCTGACTGCTTCCGCGTTTTCTGCCTGGGCTTTTCGCTCTTCGAACGGGCCTGGACTATGCGCGGCCTGGAAACGCTGCTTCTGGACTTCTACGACCATCCCGAGTTCGTGCGCGAGCTGCTCAACGCCATTGCGGACTACAACATTGCTCAGGTGAAGGAGGCGCTGGAGTACGATATCGACGCGGTCTACTTCGGCGACGACTGGGGCCAGCAGCACGGGTTGATCATGGGCTACCCGCTCTGGCGGGAGTATCTGTATCCCGTTCTGCAGCGTATGTACGACGCCGTGCGCGCCGCGGGCAAACGCGTCGTGATCCACTGTTGCGGAGACGTGGATGAGCTCTTCGATGATCTGGTCAAGCTCGGCGTTGACTGCTTCAATCCATTCCAGCCGGAGGTGATGGACGTCGAGTCCTTGCTGCCGAAGTATCGTCGTTGCCTATCGTTCTGGGGGGGGCTGTCCACCCAGCGGCTGTTGCCCTTCGCCACACCTGCGGAGGTCAGGCGCGCGACGCGCCGGCTGATCGAACTGGGGACGGATGGCGGCTACATCCTGTCTCCGGCGCACGCCGTGGAAGGGGATGTCCCTCTGGAAAACATGCTGGCCTTTATCGAGGTAGCGGGGCGACAGGCGGCATTCAAAGCCGTTTCGGGGCGCGGAATACGCTGAGCCCGTGCTCTTCAGCCGGGGGCTTGAGGGCACACTGACGCCGCCGGCGGGTGGGATCACCGGTTCACACGGCGTTTGGGTTGGTGGCTCCGCGGGGCGGGGAGCGCTGGCCGTGGTACGTGCGACCCGCTGCAAGCCTCTGTCGCAGCCGCACGTCTCGGGTGATTCTCCTGTCTGGTTGCCGGCATCGCCTAGACGTGCCAGGGGGCCCGTATCGGCCTTGAGAGCATTTTAGAGGCTTCGGGATCTCCGACAATCTGCTGCTTGGCCGCATCCCACTTCAGCGTCCGGCCGACCACGGAAGCGATGTAGCCCAGGTGCCCGGGCGTTGCGGAGCGATGGGCCACTTCCACCGGCGTGAGCGCCTTCTTGCGGGACTTCACGCACTCGATGAACTCCCGCTGGTGGGCGCCGTGTGTGTCTTTGAGCAGCACCTTGAGGTCCTTGGCCTTCTCGCGCTGTTCGATCTCTTTCTTCCATTCGGGCTTGGAGGTCTCGAAGCCACTGCGATCGACCCAGACCCATCCCTCCTCGCCGATCCACTTCGCGCCGCTGCGGATCTCATTATAGCCACCGGCGATGATCAGTTCGATTCCCTTGGGGTACTTGCATTCCACGCGATACTTGGTGGCGGTATTCCAGTGCGCATCCCGGGGTGGAAACTCGGCGGTGGCGCTGACCTCCGTCGGTCCGATTTCGTCGTCCGGCCCCACGCCGTAGCTGGTGTTGGCAAGGCCCCAGTGGGCGATGTCGCAGTGGTGGCCGATCCAGTCCATCAGCTGCCCGCCGCCGAAGTTGTAGTTCCATCGCCAGTTTTTGTGGAAGCGGCAGGGGTTGAACGGCACCATCTCGGATGGGCCGACCCAGAAGTCGTAATCTACTTCCTTGGGAGGGTCTGAGTTGGGGCGGTTATTGCCGGTGTTCTCGAAATCGGCGTGGCCGGACGGCAGTCCGACTTCGACGCGTCGGACCTTGCCGATGTACCCGTTGAGGACCAGTTCAGCGGCTCTGCGGAAGTCGTTGCCGCTGCGCTGCCAAGAGCCGGTCTGCCAGATGCGGTGGTTCTGCTGGGCCGCCTGGACCATGGCGATGCCTTCGGCCAGAGTCTTCGACAGGGGTTTCTCGCAGTAGATGTCCTTCTTCGCCTTGGCCGCCGCGATCGCGGGGATGGAGTGCCAGTGGTCGGGCGTGGAGATGCACACTGCCTGGAGGTCGTCCTGACCGATCAGCTCCCGGAAGTCCTTGTAGGCTTTGCAGCCTTCGTCGCCATACTTGGCATTGACGCTCCTGACGGCTCCGGCGAGGTGGTTCTGGTCGACGTCGGCAATGGCCACCACACGGCACTCTTTCACCTCGAGGAAGGCGTTCAGGTTTTCGCCGCCCATCCAGCCCACTCCGATCATCCCGATGTGGATCTTCTCGGATGGGGCGTCAGCGCCCAGAAGGCGGGCGGGGATAAGCGATGGGGCGGCAATGACGGCCGCCGCAGTACGCAGTGTCTGTCGGCGGGTGAGTGGGGTCGTCTGTTTCCGAGCCATGGTCTTTCGCTCCTGTATCCGATGTTGTCCGTGAAGCCCTGCCCGACTCTCCCGCCGGGCGTTGTTCTCGGCATTATAACGGCACTCTCCGTTACGCCCAGCCGTTTTCAGGCTCTTCCCTGTTTTCCGGGCCAACAGGGGCGTCCACCTGGGTGTGGAGGAAGCCTGTCGGTGTCGTTTCCCGTGGTTGCTGCCCAGCGTTTGTCTGGGTACCGGGAGACGAGTTTCCTCCCTGCCGGCGGCGCCTGGTACCCGAAGTCGTGATACCGTGCCGCGGCGCGGTTTGGCTGGGCGTCTTCGCATCCCGCCAGTTCCTCTCGAGAGCGATCGCCGATTCAGGTGCCGTCGGCCACGCCGCCCCGGGCTGCCTGCCGCGGAAGTCAGTGGTCGCAGTCGGGATCGGCTGGCACACCGCTTCCGCTGTAGCACTGCTGGAGAATGCCGAAGTCGGACTGGTCGACGTCGCCGTCCTTGTCGAAGTCAACGCTCTGGCACGCAGGGTCTGGCTGGCGGACGGTTGGCCCCAACGAACAGGATGTAAACCGATGGAGATCGGCAACATCGATGTCGCCGTCCCTGTCCAGATCCCCGGTCGCGAAGGCCAGGGTCACCGAGCCGTCCTCCGATGTGGCGCAGACTGTGCCTTCGTCAATCTCAACCTGCTGAAAGACCACCGGAATGGGCGCGTTGCTGACGCCAATCACGGTGAAGCTGATGTTCAGCAGCGTGCCACTCCTGCTGACCGCCTGGGATCCTGCCAGGCCGATGCGAATGATCCCGGCGGGCAACGGATTCACGGCGAGCAGCATGTTTTCCGCCGCCGGACCAAGGACGACTTCGTCCAGGCTGAGCACGGCAGGGTCATGCGAGATATGCATGTTGGCCGCATGCATGGTCGCGTCGCCCACCGACAATGCCATACCGAGGCTCACCCGGCCGCCCAGCCTGCTGGTGACATTGGGCAAGCTGAGCGAGACCGATGCGGTGTTGTCCTCGCAACCTCGCCAGGCCAACAAGCCGGACAGCGCGGTCCAGTTGCCGGTTACGTCGCCGAGCAGGATGCCGACAAAATCCTGTCCGGCCTGATCATTGTTGAACAGTGGATAAGTCCGGTTCTCCGGGTCAAACGACCAGATTCGGCCGGAGCCGGGGAAGGGCACCTCGCGGAGGCCAACCGACTTTTCCAGGATGTACGCCGCGTCCATCGCCGAGACCGAACCATTGTGGTTCACATCGGCGGCGATAGCCTGATGGCTCGAGAGGGTACGTGAACCGACCGACGTCTGAAGCACATAGGATGCATCCAGGGCCGTGATTTCGGCGACGCGATCGGTTTTCGATGGCGTGAGCGTGTAACTTCCCGTGGGAATGTTGGTGATGGAGTAGGCCCCGGTTGCGGCATCGGAGACTGCCGCGTAGCTGCCGTCGCCCTGCATGATCAGAGCGACGCCGGGCAGATGCCCACCGCTGTAGTAGCTCACCGTGCCTGCAATGGTGAAGAAGCCGTTGACGAGGAAGACGCCGTGGCTCGTCTCAAAGGTGAGGGCGCCGTCGTTGAGGGTGGCGGGAGCGATGGTCAAGTCGGTGGAAGCTGGCGGCGCGCCGATAACCTGACACTGCAGCCGGGCCAACGAACCGGAGCCGGTGACCTGGGTCGCGCTGGCCAGCGAGATTCGGATGATACCGAGCGGGGCCAGGTTGTAGGAAAATGCCCAACCGGCGGTCAACGTGCCGCATTCGACTTCCGAGACCGACAGCACGGCCGGATCGTAAGTGATGGTGATATCCGCCGCTCGCAGGCCCACGACATTTGAGGCGGTCAGATCGAGTGCCACCATCGTGCCGTAGTCTCCGGAGGTTTGAGGGAGAGACAGCACCGCGCCGATGTTCTCATAGGAGTAGCCTTTGAGGCGGACAACCTGGGAGTCGTCCGGGTTGACGACCTTGACATCGACCTCAGCGGGGAAGTGCGGTGGGGTGGTGCAAGTGATCTGGTTCGGGCTCACGACGACGATGTTGGATGCCAGGGTAGCATCAAAGAACACGCTCGCGCCCTGCTGGAAGAGCGTGCCGGCGATGGTGACCGACGTGCCGCCTTCCGCGGGCCCGTGGTTGGGTGTGATCGAGGTAAGCGACGGCTGATTGGTGACCACCACCTGGTGCGGGACGGCCGGGGTGGCGTGGTAGACCTGGCTTATCCCATCGGTCGCCAGGAGGTAGTACTCAACGCCGGGTGGCTGGACGGCCGAGCCGGCGATCGTGCTGGAATACTGGTTCCCGCTGATGCGGGTCATCAGCAGTGGCGTGTAGTCACCGGTGGAGCCGTGCGGCCGATAGAAGGCCTTCACGGTGCTCACTGACACGTTGTCGGTGGCCGTGGCGGTCAGACGCAGGCCTGCTCCCGGCGGCGCGATGGTCGGAGGCGTGTGGGTTAACACGGGGGGAATGGTGTCCAGTGCGGCAGCGGAGGCGACGTTCGAGAAGCCCGACTCCAGCAGATCGGTCTGGATCACGGTGAACTTGTAGAACATGGGAACGGCCGGGGTGACATTGGCATCGGTGTAGGACTCCTGGCCGACGGGAATGATGGTCGCGTTGACCCGTTCGTAAGCGCCGTCGAGCGTGCTCGATCGGTAGAGGTGGTAGCCTGCCAGCAGGTCGAAATCGTCTTGTTGCCAGGACAGGTGTATGGCACCCTCCTCGCCGGCGGCTTGCAGGGTCATGGCGGCGATGCCCATGGTTTTGATCTCAAAGCGGAACCGCCCGACGTCGTAGCCGCTGATCAGCCATGGGTCGCTGGCCGCCACCGCGCCGGAGATGCGCATCAGGTGGTAGCCTTCGCCGGTGACCGGTGTGATCCAGAAGGTACCTTCCCAGGTTCGGGGGCTGATCCAGCCGTCGCCGATGGGTTCCACGGTGAAGTCGGTATGCGGTGGGGTGGGACCGAACGTGACAAAAGGTTGAATCGCCGTGTTCATGTCGCGGTTGAAGGTGACGCTGAAGGTCGTCGGCCCGGCTCCGACTTCGGGGACCGTTTGAGCGGGGAGACCGGCGACGGATACGCTCTCCACGAAAGGATACGTGGTTTCATAGCCATGCTCGGGTGGCGTGCCGTAGTGGACCCGAGCGCTGGTGAAGTTGTCATAGTAGTCGACAATGGCGTGGTTAACAAGCGTGCTGCTCGTCGTCCCCCAATAGTTGTCGGTCATCAACGAATAATAGTTGGGCGCGCCGGGCGGCGCGTTGAGGCGCATCCAGTGGTTGACGTTAGGATCCCAGTACTTGCTGAGGAAGGCGTTATAGCGCATGTTTGACGGGCAGTTCTGCAAGACGTAATCGAGCACGTTGCCGCCATTAGGCAGTCCCATCGTGTCCAGAGTCCATTCGCCAGGGATGCGGAGGATGAACTCCCGATCATGGCCTGGATAGCCATCGAAGTAATGCCAGCCCGGGTGCGGGTTGCCACGATCGTCGAAGGAAAACAAAGGCACCACCCACCCCAACGGCGGCGGCGAGATCGCCAGCGAGCCCCAAGCCGTGAACGTCACCGGGGTGCCATCGACCCACTTGTAGGTGCCAGGCTCCTCCTCGTCCGTCAGGCCGATCAGATACTGGCGGTGCTTCCCGGGGAAAGTCGCTTGTGCCGCGACGACGTATGATCTGAGAAACGCGTCCTCCTCGGCGTCACGGACACAAGCCACGTGCCCGCCGTAGTAATTGGCGATCACCTCCGCAATCCGGAAGGAAGTGTAGTCATCCCAGTTGATCGTGGTATCCCAGCCATGAAACAGCACGTAAGTGCAGCCATTCCAAACCTGGAGATTGCTGAAGATCGTCCCTGCCGTGACCGGAGGCGTCGTCGGCATACGGACGGACCCAGGAGTAGTCATCGACAGAAAAACATTGTTCTCGTTGTCCTGGAGAAAGACGCAGTTGCGCCGGCCGTCGCCGACCAGGTAACTGGGCCAGGCTGACGGGCTGATCCAACCCGCGTCGAAAAGACACCCCTCGAAAACCATAGCTTGAATGCTGCCTCCTCCTCTGAACTTGTGGAAGATGCTGTTGGTCACGGCCGGCGCCACGACCGTGGAGGAGTAGGCATCCCATTCCAGGTAGGCATGATCGATGGAACGTAGACCTGTGAGCCGCGGGTTTCGCACTTTTGCGTAAGTCATATCACACAGTCCGGCCCCCTCGACTCTGATATCCGTGGTCTGGCCCGAAACCATATAGGATGGGAACATATTGACTGGCTTGTCTACGGTGCCGGTGATGTCGAGTGTGCCACGGACAATGATGTAACCGGTTTGCGGCCCGGGGTTGTAGGGATCATCGCTTATAGAGCCCCACTGGACCTGGGTTCCAGGCAGTATCTTCAGGGTCGCACCGGATTCGACAAGTACTGGACTGCCGACCATCCAGTACTCATCAGAAGTTAGTTCCATGGTCGTGCCGGAGGTGATGACCGTGGGAATATTCCGCCCTCGTTGAACGATGTACTGGAACTGGTCAACGCGGTAGTACGGGCCGGGCTCGTCCGGGTTCCATCCGTCCAAGAAATGCGTGGTCATGACGAAGTTGATGATGTGATCATTAGGCGCGTTCGGGTCCACGGTCACTACGAACGGATCAGTCACGCCAGTGATGACACCTTGCTGGTTGTAGATGAATCCGTTGTCTTTGGTGGTGAAGGGTCCCATGCTGCCGAAGTCGATCACCGGCAGGTCGATGCTGACATAGGGATCATCCTGCACGGCTCCCGGCGCGCGCGCCTCCAGCGTGGCGATGACCATGTCGGCCTGCCCACCGCGATTGATGAGTTCAACGCCGATGTGAACCGTCTCTCCAGCGTCGATTCGACCATCGCCATCGTTCGTGCTGCTAACACCGGAATCATCGAACAGCCAGTAGTCGAGAACGGAAACGCCTGGTTTTGGCGGCGTTGTGAGAGCCTTGTAGGCGTCCACCACACCTCCACTGCCCAAACGGCCCTCGCCCAGTTCCTCGGTCTTGTTTCCTACGATGCTGGCTGCAAGGAACCTGGACGACCAGATCTCTCTTTGCCAGAAGTAGGAGCGCATCAGCGCGGCCACGCCGGAGACAACCGGGGTGGCCATCGATGTTCCGCTCCACTTCGCGTAGATGTTGCCGGGAAGCGTGCTGTAGATGGAATCGCCTGGGGCGCAGATGTTGTAGTAAGGGCCGTAGTTGCTGTACCAGGAGAGCGTGTCGGACGGCGTTGATGCCATCACGCCAATCACCCAGGGGAGAGCGGCCGGATAGAGCGGAGGATACGGGCGACTGTCGTTCCCTGCCGCGGCAACCAGCACAGCCTGGCTCAACGCAACCTCGATTGCGTCGGTCACAACCTGGGAGTACTGGTAGCCCCCAAAGCTCATGTTGATGACCTCAGCCCCGTTGTCCGTGGCGTAGGTGATTCCCTCGGCGATATCGGTCGTGGTGAGAACGCCGGCGTAGTGGGCAGCCCGAATGGGCATGACTTGGCAGTTGAACGCGACGCCCACGCCACCGAGGTGGTTGAACGCCTGTGCGACGATGATGCCGGCGACGTGGGTGCCGTGCCCGTGGAGGTCGATGGGATCACCGCTGTGGCTTCGTCCGTCGGAAACGACGCAGCATCCGTGGATATCATCCACGAAACCGTTGCCATCGTCGTCGATCTCGTTGTTCGGGACTTCGTCCGGATTGGTCCAGATATTGCCGACCAAGTCCTCGTGGTTGTAGTCCACACCGGAGTCAACGACGGCCACGACGACGCTATGCAATCCCCCTCCGTGGACACCGTTGGTGTTCAAGTGGTTCCAGGCTTGAGGGATCTTGGCATTGATGAAATGCCACTGAAGATCGAAAGCCGGATCGGTTGTTCCGTCGGGCAGGTTCTCAATTGGAGGATCGATGAAATCGGTCAGCCCCCATTCGTAGACCGGTTCGGCCGCCTCCACCAGTGTATCCCCCTTGGCCGCCGCCAGGGCTTCCTCGACCGTCATATCATCCGGTAGCCGCACACGGATCCACCGGAAGAGCGCTGCTCGTTTCTGGTCCATTTCGGCATTGGCCAGGGCGGCCGCCGGACCCTTCTTCCCAGGGGCAGCGTGCTTGCGAGGAACATGCTTCATGGCTGGTTCGGCTGAGCGGGCCTGGAGGCGGTTCAGCAAAACATCCACAACTTCGGTTGTTTCGGTTTTGCCTTTCGAGGCCTGGCGATCGACGCCCGCGCGGGCCAATGCGTCATCAGCTGCGGATTGCGTTCGGAGTTTGACCAGGATTTCGCTCGGCAGGTGTCTGTCCGCATCTTTAGGCACGGCGGGTGGCGGAGTGAGCATCTCCGGGAGGGGATGTTTGAGGCGCCTGACTTGGCTTTCCTGGGCTGCCTGTCGACCCGGCCGGCCATGCTGTCCGGTGGCTGGCGAGGTCTCAGCCAGGCAGAAGAGCAGAGCGCACATGGACAGCACGACGGGTTGTCTGCGAGACATCATGGTCCACCTCCAAGGCAGGGTGTGAAGGGACAAATGTGACCGAGACCCCGGCCCCTGGCACGGATACGCGGGAGACGGACTAGCAGACGGCGATGAGGTGAATGGCCGACATGCCGAGGCCGCCGTCAGGCAAGCATCCGATGCCGGAGACGTACAGTCAGCAGTATAGCCGTGAGACGGTGGTCAATTCAAGGCCCAGAGGCAAGATAGACGCAACCGGAGGGCGCTGTACAATGGGCTGACGTGGTCCGGCGGCGTAGCCGGGCAGGGGCATACGGGAGCCCGGGATGGTGAAACGCACGGCGTTCGGCTGACTCCAGTTGGTTTGTGTTCTTCGTGGTCAGGCCGTCGTGGCCCAGGTGCCGTGGTTGTTGATCGCCTTCACAAGCCGGGCTAGACGAGTTGTGTCGCGGGAGGTGCGTTGCGAAGGCCGGCCTTTCAGGTCCCGTTGGGTATGCGGGCAGCAGGGATAGTGTTTCGCCGGGCACGGCGGGTCCGCATTCTGACCGATGGTTCGGCGAACATGACCTGCACCGTACTATGACCAACACCCAGCCGCTCATTCGCATCCAGGGTGCCAGCCGCATCTTCCGCATGGGAGAGGTGGAGGTGCCCGCATTGGCGGACGTCGATCTGGACATCTCCGGCGGCGAGCTCATGGTGATTCTCGGCCCGTCGGGTTCTGGAAAGA from Phycisphaerae bacterium harbors:
- a CDS encoding S8 family serine peptidase, with product MMSRRQPVVLSMCALLFCLAETSPATGQHGRPGRQAAQESQVRRLKHPLPEMLTPPPAVPKDADRHLPSEILVKLRTQSAADDALARAGVDRQASKGKTETTEVVDVLLNRLQARSAEPAMKHVPRKHAAPGKKGPAAALANAEMDQKRAALFRWIRVRLPDDMTVEEALAAAKGDTLVEAAEPVYEWGLTDFIDPPIENLPDGTTDPAFDLQWHFINAKIPQAWNHLNTNGVHGGGLHSVVVAVVDSGVDYNHEDLVGNIWTNPDEVPNNEIDDDGNGFVDDIHGCCVVSDGRSHSGDPIDLHGHGTHVAGIIVAQAFNHLGGVGVAFNCQVMPIRAAHYAGVLTTTDIAEGITYATDNGAEVINMSFGGYQYSQVVTDAIEVALSQAVLVAAAGNDSRPYPPLYPAALPWVIGVMASTPSDTLSWYSNYGPYYNICAPGDSIYSTLPGNIYAKWSGTSMATPVVSGVAALMRSYFWQREIWSSRFLAASIVGNKTEELGEGRLGSGGVVDAYKALTTPPKPGVSVLDYWLFDDSGVSSTNDGDGRIDAGETVHIGVELINRGGQADMVIATLEARAPGAVQDDPYVSIDLPVIDFGSMGPFTTKDNGFIYNQQGVITGVTDPFVVTVDPNAPNDHIINFVMTTHFLDGWNPDEPGPYYRVDQFQYIVQRGRNIPTVITSGTTMELTSDEYWMVGSPVLVESGATLKILPGTQVQWGSISDDPYNPGPQTGYIIVRGTLDITGTVDKPVNMFPSYMVSGQTTDIRVEGAGLCDMTYAKVRNPRLTGLRSIDHAYLEWDAYSSTVVAPAVTNSIFHKFRGGGSIQAMVFEGCLFDAGWISPSAWPSYLVGDGRRNCVFLQDNENNVFLSMTTPGSVRMPTTPPVTAGTIFSNLQVWNGCTYVLFHGWDTTINWDDYTSFRIAEVIANYYGGHVACVRDAEEDAFLRSYVVAAQATFPGKHRQYLIGLTDEEEPGTYKWVDGTPVTFTAWGSLAISPPPLGWVVPLFSFDDRGNPHPGWHYFDGYPGHDREFILRIPGEWTLDTMGLPNGGNVLDYVLQNCPSNMRYNAFLSKYWDPNVNHWMRLNAPPGAPNYYSLMTDNYWGTTSSTLVNHAIVDYYDNFTSARVHYGTPPEHGYETTYPFVESVSVAGLPAQTVPEVGAGPTTFSVTFNRDMNTAIQPFVTFGPTPPHTDFTVEPIGDGWISPRTWEGTFWITPVTGEGYHLMRISGAVAASDPWLISGYDVGRFRFEIKTMGIAAMTLQAAGEEGAIHLSWQQDDFDLLAGYHLYRSSTLDGAYERVNATIIPVGQESYTDANVTPAVPMFYKFTVIQTDLLESGFSNVASAAALDTIPPVLTHTPPTIAPPGAGLRLTATATDNVSVSTVKAFYRPHGSTGDYTPLLMTRISGNQYSSTIAGSAVQPPGVEYYLLATDGISQVYHATPAVPHQVVVTNQPSLTSITPNHGPAEGGTSVTIAGTLFQQGASVFFDATLASNIVVVSPNQITCTTPPHFPAEVDVKVVNPDDSQVVRLKGYSYENIGAVLSLPQTSGDYGTMVALDLTASNVVGLRAADITITYDPAVLSVSEVECGTLTAGWAFSYNLAPLGIIRISLASATQVTGSGSLARLQCQVIGAPPASTDLTIAPATLNDGALTFETSHGVFLVNGFFTIAGTVSYYSGGHLPGVALIMQGDGSYAAVSDAATGAYSITNIPTGSYTLTPSKTDRVAEITALDASYVLQTSVGSRTLSSHQAIAADVNHNGSVSAMDAAYILEKSVGLREVPFPGSGRIWSFDPENRTYPLFNNDQAGQDFVGILLGDVTGNWTALSGLLAWRGCEDNTASVSLSLPNVTSRLGGRVSLGMALSVGDATMHAANMHISHDPAVLSLDEVVLGPAAENMLLAVNPLPAGIIRIGLAGSQAVSRSGTLLNISFTVIGVSNAPIPVVFQQVEIDEGTVCATSEDGSVTLAFATGDLDRDGDIDVADLHRFTSCSLGPTVRQPDPACQSVDFDKDGDVDQSDFGILQQCYSGSGVPADPDCDH
- a CDS encoding uroporphyrinogen-III decarboxylase-like protein translates to MTKREVVHAVLRHERPPYVPWSFRFTREAKDTLAQYLGVPDPQCMLDNHLVELGSDIGFFTDLGIDQFRDVFGVVWDRSVDKDIGIVRGCVLPEPTLRDYDFPDPLDRRFYGDIPDKLARYPDCFRVFCLGFSLFERAWTMRGLETLLLDFYDHPEFVRELLNAIADYNIAQVKEALEYDIDAVYFGDDWGQQHGLIMGYPLWREYLYPVLQRMYDAVRAAGKRVVIHCCGDVDELFDDLVKLGVDCFNPFQPEVMDVESLLPKYRRCLSFWGGLSTQRLLPFATPAEVRRATRRLIELGTDGGYILSPAHAVEGDVPLENMLAFIEVAGRQAAFKAVSGRGIR
- a CDS encoding Gfo/Idh/MocA family oxidoreductase: MARKQTTPLTRRQTLRTAAAVIAAPSLIPARLLGADAPSEKIHIGMIGVGWMGGENLNAFLEVKECRVVAIADVDQNHLAGAVRSVNAKYGDEGCKAYKDFRELIGQDDLQAVCISTPDHWHSIPAIAAAKAKKDIYCEKPLSKTLAEGIAMVQAAQQNHRIWQTGSWQRSGNDFRRAAELVLNGYIGKVRRVEVGLPSGHADFENTGNNRPNSDPPKEVDYDFWVGPSEMVPFNPCRFHKNWRWNYNFGGGQLMDWIGHHCDIAHWGLANTSYGVGPDDEIGPTEVSATAEFPPRDAHWNTATKYRVECKYPKGIELIIAGGYNEIRSGAKWIGEEGWVWVDRSGFETSKPEWKKEIEQREKAKDLKVLLKDTHGAHQREFIECVKSRKKALTPVEVAHRSATPGHLGYIASVVGRTLKWDAAKQQIVGDPEASKMLSRPIRAPWHV